A window of Candidatus Hydrogenedentota bacterium contains these coding sequences:
- a CDS encoding cation-transporting P-type ATPase, with protein sequence MDGASPTATRRAWHALESAEALERLESSENGLASDEAARRLEEHGANRLAPPAGKSPLLRFLSHFHNMLIYLLLVAAVVTALLGHWVDTGVIMGVVFINSFIGFMQEGKAERALDAIRNLLSLKAMLLRDGRKAPVPAEEIVPGDIVLLQSGDKVPADLRLIKAKNLRIDESILTGESVAASKHTDCAPEPAALGDQRSMAFSGTLVTYGQATGVVTATGEHTEIGRISAMLSDVEPLATPLIQKMSAFGRVLAVVIIGVAAVTFSIGVFVHSFPAGSTFLAAVSLAVAAIPEGLPAIMTITLSIGVQRMAGRHAIIRHLPAVDTLGAVTTICSDKTGTLTRNEMTARSVHLPDQRFAAEGVGYAPRGQLHLDGEAVGSPAEHPALLALLETGLLCNDASLREDQGQWHIDGDPTEGALLVLAQKAGLDPEALSEAHPRLDSIPFESEHRYMATLNGDGAGGTRICVKGAPERILDMCTAQGWGEDECALDRAYWEQVLDGEAQLGQRLLAVAYRTSEPDRSTLDMAVVEGGLTLLGVVGIIDPPRDEAIRAIAECQSAGIRVKMITGDHAATARAIGQELSIGDGKHALTGRDLDKMGDDELRKAVEETDIFARVDPEHKLRLVRAVQANGHVVAMTGDGVNDAPALKSADVGVAMGRRGTEVSKEASDMVLTDDNFASIAHAVEEGRTVYDNLRKAILFVLPASGGEALTIIAAVLLGWEEMPITPVQILWVNMVCSITLGIALAFEPPEKDVMRRPPRHPKANLLSSHFLWRISFVSALLCAGTFGVFLWALDKGADIEVARTAAVNTLVFFEVFYLFGVRHIHSSVLNFEGIFGNRVVLAAALTIVVAQLLYTYVPLSHTLFGTASLNPAFWAVILAVAAVVFVVVEMEKVILARIRFAKIS encoded by the coding sequence ATGGATGGCGCCTCGCCCACGGCCACGCGGCGCGCCTGGCATGCACTGGAGAGCGCGGAGGCCCTCGAGCGGCTGGAAAGCTCCGAGAACGGACTCGCCTCCGACGAGGCCGCACGGCGCCTCGAAGAGCATGGCGCCAATCGGCTCGCCCCGCCGGCGGGCAAGTCGCCCCTCCTGCGTTTCCTCTCCCACTTCCACAACATGCTGATCTATCTGCTGCTCGTGGCCGCCGTGGTCACCGCCCTGCTCGGCCACTGGGTGGACACAGGCGTCATCATGGGCGTCGTGTTCATCAACAGCTTTATCGGCTTCATGCAGGAAGGCAAGGCGGAACGGGCGCTCGACGCCATCCGCAACCTCCTCTCCCTGAAGGCGATGCTGCTGCGGGACGGGCGCAAGGCGCCTGTGCCGGCGGAGGAGATCGTCCCCGGCGACATCGTGCTCCTTCAGTCGGGGGACAAGGTGCCCGCGGACCTGCGGCTAATCAAGGCGAAGAACCTGCGCATCGACGAGTCCATCCTCACGGGCGAGTCGGTGGCGGCGTCGAAGCACACGGACTGTGCGCCGGAGCCGGCGGCATTGGGCGACCAGCGGTCGATGGCCTTTTCGGGCACGCTGGTCACTTACGGCCAGGCCACGGGCGTTGTGACGGCGACGGGCGAGCACACCGAAATTGGCCGGATCAGCGCCATGCTTTCCGATGTGGAGCCCCTGGCGACGCCACTGATCCAGAAGATGTCCGCCTTTGGCCGCGTCCTGGCCGTGGTCATCATTGGTGTTGCGGCCGTGACCTTCTCCATCGGCGTATTCGTCCACAGCTTTCCCGCAGGCAGTACGTTCCTCGCCGCCGTGAGCCTGGCCGTGGCGGCCATTCCGGAGGGCCTGCCGGCCATCATGACCATCACGCTGTCCATCGGCGTGCAGCGCATGGCGGGGCGGCACGCCATCATCCGGCACTTGCCCGCCGTGGACACCCTGGGCGCCGTGACCACCATCTGCTCGGACAAGACCGGCACGCTTACCCGCAACGAGATGACGGCGCGTTCGGTGCATCTTCCGGACCAGCGCTTCGCCGCGGAAGGCGTGGGCTACGCCCCCCGGGGCCAACTGCACCTCGACGGCGAGGCGGTCGGATCGCCCGCCGAGCATCCCGCCTTGCTGGCCCTCCTTGAGACCGGGCTCTTGTGCAACGACGCGTCACTCCGGGAGGACCAGGGGCAATGGCACATTGACGGCGACCCGACGGAGGGCGCGCTCCTCGTGCTGGCGCAGAAGGCCGGACTCGACCCCGAGGCCCTGTCGGAAGCCCACCCCAGGCTTGACTCCATTCCCTTTGAATCGGAGCACCGCTACATGGCCACGCTGAACGGCGACGGCGCGGGCGGCACGCGTATCTGCGTGAAGGGCGCGCCCGAGCGCATCCTGGACATGTGCACCGCCCAGGGCTGGGGCGAGGACGAATGCGCCCTCGACCGGGCCTACTGGGAGCAAGTGCTCGACGGCGAGGCCCAGTTGGGCCAGCGGCTGCTGGCGGTGGCCTACCGCACGTCCGAACCGGATCGCAGCACGTTGGACATGGCGGTCGTGGAGGGCGGCCTGACGCTCCTTGGCGTGGTGGGCATCATCGACCCGCCGCGGGACGAGGCCATTCGGGCAATCGCCGAATGTCAGTCGGCGGGCATCCGCGTGAAGATGATCACCGGCGACCACGCGGCGACGGCCAGGGCTATCGGCCAGGAACTTTCCATCGGCGACGGCAAGCACGCCCTCACGGGCCGCGACCTCGACAAAATGGGTGACGACGAGCTTCGGAAGGCGGTCGAGGAGACGGACATCTTCGCTCGGGTTGACCCCGAACACAAGCTACGCCTTGTTCGGGCGGTCCAGGCGAACGGCCACGTGGTGGCCATGACGGGCGACGGGGTGAACGACGCCCCGGCGCTGAAAAGCGCGGACGTGGGCGTGGCCATGGGCCGGCGGGGCACGGAGGTCTCGAAAGAGGCGTCGGACATGGTGCTTACCGACGACAACTTCGCCTCCATCGCCCATGCCGTCGAGGAAGGGCGCACGGTCTACGACAACCTCCGCAAGGCGATCCTTTTCGTGCTGCCCGCGAGCGGCGGCGAGGCGCTGACCATCATCGCGGCCGTCCTGCTCGGTTGGGAGGAGATGCCCATCACGCCGGTCCAGATTCTCTGGGTGAACATGGTGTGCTCCATCACCCTCGGTATCGCCCTGGCCTTCGAGCCGCCCGAGAAGGACGTGATGCGGCGCCCCCCGCGCCACCCAAAGGCGAACCTCCTGTCCAGCCACTTCCTGTGGCGCATCTCCTTCGTATCCGCGCTATTGTGCGCGGGCACTTTCGGGGTCTTCCTATGGGCATTGGACAAGGGCGCCGACATCGAAGTCGCCCGCACCGCCGCGGTGAACACCCTCGTGTTTTTCGAGGTCTTCTACCTCTTCGGCGTCCGCCACATCCACTCATCCGTGCTCAACTTCGAGGGCATATTTGGCAACCGCGTGGTCCTCGCGGCCGCACTGACCATCGTCGTTGCTCAGTTGTTATACACCTACGTTCCTCTCTCGCACACGCTCTTTGGCACCGCGTCCCTCAACCCCGCCTTCTGGGCCGTCATCCTCGCCGTCGCGGCCGTGGTATTCGTTGTCGTCGAAATGGAAAAGGTGATTCTGGCTCGTATTCGCTTCGCCAAGATTTCCTAG
- a CDS encoding GatB/YqeY domain-containing protein: MSIKDDVQQALKEAMKNKDHLRLECLRMAKAALLVKEKEGAKDAGLADDVAIATLRSEAKKRQQSVDTYAELGKTEEVEKLKVEIAILEEFLPKQLSEAQVREKIQAFLAANPDVTHAGKLTGALKKELGDQADGKMLNDLCREALG, encoded by the coding sequence ATGAGCATCAAGGACGACGTGCAGCAGGCCCTCAAGGAAGCCATGAAAAACAAGGACCACCTGCGCCTCGAATGCCTGCGCATGGCCAAGGCCGCCCTGCTGGTGAAGGAGAAGGAAGGCGCGAAGGACGCGGGCCTCGCCGACGACGTGGCCATCGCCACCCTGCGCTCCGAAGCCAAGAAACGCCAACAGAGCGTGGATACCTACGCCGAACTCGGCAAGACCGAGGAAGTGGAAAAACTCAAAGTCGAGATCGCCATCCTCGAAGAGTTCCTCCCCAAACAGCTCTCCGAAGCGCAGGTCCGCGAGAAGATCCAGGCCTTCCTCGCCGCCAACCCCGACGTCACCCACGCGGGCAAGCTCACCGGCGCCCTGAAAAAGGAACTGGGCGACCAGGCCGACGGCAAAATGCTCAACGACCTCTGCCGCGAAGCCCTCGGCTGA
- a CDS encoding NTP transferase domain-containing protein produces MSSPCQGVILAAGHGARMGAIADRYPKALLPVCNIPLIHRHLDTLRRLGVRDVIIVVGHLGDQIRQALGNGEAWRLSITYAEQTDRQGLAHAVGQLEAYLDRPFYLLLGDIYFEFDHLDALRAAFETHRAAVALAVREDEDLDAVRRNFSVETDAAGRVSRLIEKPAHPPTRCKGCGLYLADRRLFDAIRETPRSALRNEYELTDAIQRLVEHGAPVHAVPMVAWDMNITEPNDLVTCSVRELARRGLPHLLGHDCRLAPGCAINGSVLGDGVRVLHPIRLERCVVLPGTIVDATEDYTGVLIAP; encoded by the coding sequence ATGTCCAGCCCCTGCCAGGGCGTCATTCTGGCCGCCGGCCACGGCGCCCGGATGGGCGCCATCGCGGACCGCTACCCCAAGGCGCTCCTCCCGGTCTGCAACATCCCCCTCATCCACCGCCACCTCGACACCCTGCGCCGGCTCGGCGTGCGCGATGTCATCATCGTAGTCGGCCACCTCGGCGACCAGATCCGCCAGGCCCTCGGCAACGGCGAAGCGTGGAGGCTCTCCATCACCTACGCCGAGCAAACCGATCGCCAGGGGCTCGCCCACGCCGTCGGCCAGCTCGAAGCGTACCTGGATCGCCCCTTCTACCTCCTTCTCGGCGATATCTACTTCGAATTCGACCACCTGGACGCCCTCCGCGCGGCCTTCGAAACACACCGCGCCGCCGTGGCCCTGGCTGTGCGGGAAGACGAGGACCTCGACGCCGTCCGCCGCAATTTCAGCGTCGAGACCGATGCCGCCGGGCGCGTAAGCCGGCTGATAGAAAAGCCGGCCCACCCGCCGACCCGCTGCAAGGGCTGCGGGCTCTACCTCGCCGACCGCCGCCTTTTCGACGCCATCCGGGAAACCCCGCGCTCCGCCCTGCGCAACGAATACGAACTCACCGACGCCATCCAGCGCCTCGTCGAGCACGGCGCCCCCGTGCACGCGGTTCCGATGGTCGCGTGGGATATGAACATCACCGAGCCAAACGACCTCGTCACCTGCTCCGTCCGCGAACTCGCCCGGCGCGGGCTGCCCCACCTGCTGGGCCACGATTGCCGCCTGGCCCCGGGCTGCGCCATCAATGGGAGCGTGCTGGGGGACGGGGTGCGGGTCCTGCACCCCATCCGCCTCGAACGCTGTGTCGTGCTGCCCGGGACCATTGTGGACGCCACGGAGGATTACACCGGCGTCCTGATCGCCCCCTGA
- a CDS encoding ATP-binding protein: protein MSSPDTYTRFVMPRLDEALDDSPVVLIDGPRQCGKTTLAQQAGAARGYAYFSFDDDVVLAGATADPAGFIDDLPPYSILDEIQRAPDLFRAIKASVDRKRTPGRFMLTGSANVLLVPRLSDSLAGRMEILRLHPLSQCELAGVAPDFLDAVFGDGFPMAKVPRLQRTLADRIAAGGYPAALARASYRRRSRWYSDYLTTLAQRDVRDLARIASLDALPRLLSLTASQTARLLNVSDLASPFQLSRPTIRDYMTLLASVFLVDELPPWHTNRLSRLIKTPKLHIGDTGLACALLGVDAAGLWADRELLGQLLETFVYQELRRQASWREDPISFNHFRDKDGAEVDVVLTCGQRVAGVEVKASATVKKHDFRGLRKLQAASGKRFQCGVVLYDGETAAPFGDGMYAVPIRRLWEPG from the coding sequence ATGAGCAGCCCCGATACCTATACCCGATTCGTCATGCCACGCCTCGACGAGGCGCTGGACGATTCGCCCGTGGTGCTCATCGACGGCCCCCGCCAGTGCGGTAAAACGACGCTGGCGCAGCAGGCCGGGGCGGCGCGCGGATACGCCTATTTCAGTTTCGACGACGACGTGGTGCTGGCGGGCGCCACCGCCGATCCGGCGGGCTTCATCGACGATCTTCCGCCGTACAGCATCCTGGACGAGATCCAGCGGGCGCCGGATCTGTTTCGCGCGATCAAGGCGAGCGTGGATCGGAAGCGGACGCCGGGGCGCTTCATGCTGACGGGGTCGGCGAACGTGCTGCTGGTTCCGCGGCTTTCGGATTCGCTGGCGGGCCGGATGGAAATCCTCCGGCTGCACCCGCTGTCGCAATGCGAGCTGGCGGGGGTGGCTCCGGACTTTCTGGACGCGGTGTTTGGAGACGGTTTTCCGATGGCGAAGGTCCCGCGCCTGCAGCGGACGCTGGCGGACCGGATCGCGGCGGGCGGCTACCCCGCGGCGCTGGCGCGGGCGTCATACCGGCGCCGGTCGCGCTGGTACAGCGACTACCTGACGACGCTGGCGCAGCGGGACGTGCGGGATCTGGCGCGGATCGCGTCGCTGGACGCGCTGCCCCGGCTGCTGTCCCTGACGGCAAGCCAGACGGCGCGTCTGTTGAACGTATCGGACCTGGCGTCGCCGTTCCAGTTGAGCCGCCCGACGATCCGCGACTACATGACGCTGCTTGCGAGCGTGTTTCTGGTTGACGAGCTGCCGCCTTGGCACACGAACCGGCTGAGCCGCCTGATCAAGACGCCGAAGCTGCACATCGGCGATACGGGGCTGGCGTGCGCGCTGCTCGGGGTCGACGCGGCGGGGCTCTGGGCGGACCGGGAGCTGCTCGGGCAGTTGCTGGAGACCTTTGTCTACCAGGAACTGCGGCGGCAGGCGAGCTGGCGGGAGGATCCCATCAGCTTCAACCACTTTCGCGACAAGGATGGCGCGGAGGTGGACGTGGTGCTGACGTGCGGGCAGCGGGTGGCGGGGGTGGAGGTGAAGGCGTCGGCCACGGTGAAAAAGCATGATTTCCGCGGGTTGCGCAAGTTGCAGGCGGCCAGCGGGAAGCGATTCCAGTGCGGGGTCGTGCTGTACGACGGCGAGACGGCCGCGCCGTTTGGCGACGGGATGTACGCTGTGCCGATCCGGCGTCTGTGGGAGCCCGGGTGA
- a CDS encoding replication-associated recombination protein A → MPEDLFEAAAADRLRAEAPLARRVAPRTLDEFAGQEHILGPGKLLRRAIEADRITSLILYGPPGTGKTALARIIAMRTKSAFEPLNAVTSGVKELRELLAQAKQRRIHEQRRTIVFVDELHRFNRAQQDALLPDVENGNITLIGATTENPFFSVVAPLLSRSQIFEFKRHDEAALVRLMRRALTHPELGMDPAAITVDDDAFDHIARYAEGDVRRALNALEVALLTTPPTEGKLHIDLEAARESIQRKLLHYDGTGDAHYDAASAFIKSMRGSNPDSALYWMARMLEAGETPRFVARRICIAAAEDVGNADPMALVLANAAFQACEFIGMPEARILLSQAVTYIAAAPKSNAAYTAIDAALADVREGKTVEIPQHLQDAHYKGAKRLGHGKDYQYAHDFEDNYVPQDYGVPRGTYYRPTANGKEAEIRARMENLDERDREKRND, encoded by the coding sequence ATGCCCGAAGATCTCTTTGAAGCCGCCGCCGCCGATCGCCTCCGCGCCGAGGCCCCCCTCGCGCGGCGCGTGGCCCCGCGCACGCTCGACGAATTCGCCGGACAGGAACACATCCTCGGGCCAGGCAAGCTCCTCCGGCGCGCCATCGAAGCCGACCGCATCACTTCGCTCATCCTCTACGGCCCCCCCGGCACCGGAAAGACCGCCCTCGCCCGCATCATCGCCATGCGCACCAAATCGGCCTTTGAACCCCTCAACGCCGTCACCTCCGGCGTCAAGGAGCTCCGGGAACTCCTCGCCCAGGCCAAACAGCGCCGCATCCACGAACAGCGCCGCACCATCGTATTCGTCGACGAGCTACACCGCTTCAACCGCGCCCAACAGGACGCGCTCCTGCCCGACGTGGAAAACGGCAACATCACCCTCATCGGCGCCACCACCGAAAACCCCTTCTTCTCCGTCGTCGCGCCGCTCCTGTCGCGCTCCCAGATCTTCGAGTTCAAGCGGCACGACGAAGCCGCCCTGGTCCGCCTGATGCGCCGCGCGCTCACCCACCCCGAACTGGGCATGGACCCCGCCGCAATCACCGTCGACGACGACGCCTTCGACCACATCGCGCGCTACGCCGAGGGCGACGTCCGCCGCGCCCTCAACGCCCTGGAAGTCGCCCTGCTGACCACACCGCCCACCGAAGGAAAGCTCCACATCGACCTGGAGGCCGCCCGCGAGTCCATCCAGCGGAAACTCCTCCACTACGACGGCACGGGCGACGCCCACTACGACGCGGCCTCCGCCTTCATCAAGTCCATGCGCGGAAGCAACCCCGATTCCGCCCTCTACTGGATGGCCCGCATGCTCGAAGCCGGCGAAACGCCCCGTTTCGTCGCCCGCCGCATCTGCATCGCCGCCGCCGAAGACGTCGGCAACGCCGACCCCATGGCCCTCGTCCTGGCCAACGCCGCCTTCCAGGCCTGCGAGTTCATCGGCATGCCCGAAGCCCGGATCCTCCTGTCCCAGGCCGTCACCTACATCGCCGCCGCGCCCAAGAGCAACGCCGCCTACACCGCGATCGACGCCGCCCTGGCCGATGTGCGCGAGGGCAAGACGGTGGAAATTCCCCAGCACCTGCAAGACGCCCACTACAAGGGCGCGAAACGCCTCGGCCACGGCAAGGACTACCAGTACGCCCACGACTTCGAGGACAACTACGTCCCCCAGGACTACGGCGTGCCGCGCGGAACCTACTACCGCCCCACCGCCAACGGAAAAGAAGCCGAAATCCGCGCGCGCATGGAAAACCTCGACGAGCGCGACCGTGAGAAACGCAACGACTAG